From one Thalassobaculum sp. OXR-137 genomic stretch:
- the pseI gene encoding pseudaminic acid synthase, whose translation MKGEFSIAGRPIGPDHPPYIVAEMSGNHNGDIDRAFRILEAAKAAGADAVKLQTYTADTITLDHDGPEFLIQGGLWDGRRLHELYEEAHTPWEWHGPIFDKARELGITVFSTPFDPTAIDLLESLGAPAYKVASQELVDLPLIRRVAATGKPMIMSTGMGSLEEIREAVEAARGAGAEQIVVLHCVSAYPAPAEESNLRTIADLADKLGVVTGLSDHTMDTTIATLSVAMGACLIEKHVTLSRAEGGVDSAFSLEPDELARLVRDTRMAHAALGAPAYRPTKSEEAGLKFRRSLYVVEDVPAGAAFTAQNIRSIRPNLGLAPKHYDTVLGRRATRDLKRGEPLAAAMVEGGIDA comes from the coding sequence ATGAAAGGCGAGTTTAGCATAGCCGGACGGCCGATCGGTCCCGACCACCCGCCCTATATCGTCGCGGAGATGTCGGGGAACCACAACGGGGACATCGACCGCGCTTTCCGCATCCTGGAGGCGGCCAAGGCTGCCGGGGCCGACGCGGTGAAGCTGCAGACCTATACCGCCGACACCATCACGCTCGACCATGACGGGCCCGAGTTCCTGATCCAGGGCGGGCTGTGGGACGGCCGCCGGCTGCACGAGCTGTACGAGGAGGCGCATACCCCCTGGGAGTGGCATGGGCCGATTTTCGACAAGGCGCGGGAACTGGGGATCACCGTGTTCTCCACCCCGTTCGATCCGACGGCCATCGACCTGCTGGAGAGCCTGGGCGCGCCGGCCTACAAGGTCGCCTCCCAGGAACTGGTGGACCTGCCCCTGATCCGCCGGGTCGCGGCGACCGGCAAGCCGATGATCATGTCGACCGGCATGGGCAGCCTGGAGGAGATCCGCGAGGCGGTCGAGGCCGCGCGCGGGGCGGGGGCGGAGCAGATCGTCGTCCTGCACTGCGTCAGCGCCTATCCCGCCCCGGCGGAGGAGAGCAACCTGCGCACCATCGCCGATCTGGCCGACAAGCTCGGCGTGGTCACCGGACTGTCGGACCACACCATGGATACCACCATCGCCACGCTCTCCGTCGCCATGGGCGCCTGCCTGATCGAGAAGCACGTCACCCTCTCCCGCGCCGAGGGCGGGGTGGACAGCGCCTTCTCTCTGGAGCCGGACGAGTTGGCCCGGCTGGTGCGCGACACCCGCATGGCCCATGCCGCCCTCGGCGCGCCCGCCTACCGCCCCACCAAATCGGAGGAGGCGGGGCTCAAGTTCCGGCGCTCGCTCTATGTGGTGGAAGACGTACCGGCGGGTGCGGCATTCACCGCTCAGAACATCCGCTCGATCCGCCCCAATCTCGGCCTCGCGCCGAAGCATTACGACACCGTGCTCGGCCGTCGGGCGACCCGCGACCTGAAGCGCGGGGAGCCGCTGGCCGCCGCGATGGTCGAAGGCGGCATCGACGCCTGA
- a CDS encoding sulfite exporter TauE/SafE family protein: protein MPDLPLPELSLALLVAFAFAVGGGVKGIVGLGLPTIVMAILANVVSLRTAIGILIIPLLISNLWQIVQVGAVGTLAKRFGLLNAAAAAGLWIGTEILFSVDPKWMQVALGCLLIANAGMQMLGGIPTIPRRREFALSVPVGLFSGIIGGMTGSQGIVIAVYLASLELTRDEYVQGVGLSFFLTGLVWVVAIWANGGITVETLPLSAVALVAALAAMAIGTRIRGHLPQARFRQAVFIVMALMGANLIRKAVWG from the coding sequence ATGCCCGATCTCCCGCTTCCCGAGCTGTCGCTCGCGCTGCTCGTCGCCTTCGCCTTTGCTGTCGGAGGTGGGGTCAAGGGCATCGTCGGCCTCGGCCTGCCGACCATCGTCATGGCGATCCTGGCCAACGTCGTCAGCCTGCGGACCGCCATCGGCATCCTGATCATCCCGCTGCTGATCTCCAATCTCTGGCAGATCGTCCAGGTCGGCGCGGTCGGCACTCTGGCGAAACGCTTCGGGCTGCTGAACGCCGCGGCGGCGGCCGGGCTGTGGATCGGAACGGAGATCCTGTTCTCGGTCGACCCGAAATGGATGCAGGTGGCGCTCGGCTGCCTGCTGATCGCCAATGCCGGCATGCAGATGCTGGGCGGCATTCCGACCATCCCGCGCCGCCGTGAGTTCGCCCTGTCGGTGCCGGTCGGGCTGTTCTCGGGGATCATCGGCGGGATGACCGGCAGCCAGGGGATCGTGATCGCGGTCTATCTCGCCAGCCTGGAACTGACCCGCGACGAGTATGTGCAGGGGGTGGGACTGTCGTTCTTCCTGACCGGCCTGGTCTGGGTCGTGGCGATCTGGGCCAATGGCGGCATCACGGTGGAGACCCTGCCGCTGTCGGCGGTGGCGCTGGTGGCGGCCCTGGCGGCCATGGCGATCGGCACCCGGATCCGCGGCCACCTGCCTCAGGCGCGGTTCCGCCAGGCGGTGTTCATCGTCATGGCCCTGATGGGCGCCAACCTGATCCGCAAGGCGGTGTGGGGGTAA
- a CDS encoding GNAT family N-acetyltransferase produces the protein MSDRPAITLRPATADDSEDLLAWRNDPLTRANSRSGEPVTHEAHAAWMSRVAADANRHVWIALEGEAKVGSTSALLHEDGSVEISLTVAPEERGRRLASVLVTGAVAEVKALWPDARIRSEIKEGNTASRKAFEACGFEQVEERDGLLHYDLKS, from the coding sequence ATGAGCGACCGACCCGCCATCACCCTGCGCCCCGCCACCGCCGACGATTCCGAGGATCTGCTGGCCTGGCGCAACGATCCGCTGACCCGCGCGAATTCCCGCAGCGGCGAGCCGGTGACCCATGAGGCGCACGCGGCCTGGATGTCGCGGGTAGCGGCGGATGCGAATCGGCATGTCTGGATCGCCCTGGAGGGCGAGGCGAAGGTGGGAAGCACGTCGGCACTGCTGCACGAGGACGGGTCGGTCGAGATCTCCCTCACCGTTGCGCCCGAAGAGCGCGGCCGGCGTCTGGCGTCTGTGCTGGTGACGGGGGCGGTCGCGGAGGTGAAGGCCCTGTGGCCGGACGCGCGGATCCGCTCGGAGATCAAGGAAGGCAACACGGCCAGCCGAAAGGCCTTCGAGGCCTGCGGGTTCGAGCAGGTGGAGGAGCGTGACGGGCTGCTGCACTACGACCTGAAATCCTGA
- a CDS encoding glycosyltransferase family protein — MTIAAVIQARMTSTRLPGKVLMPAAGRPMLAHQIDRVRRAASVDTVCIATTANAEDDPVVALAEVEGVAVFRGSEPDVLDRFVQAAESVGADIAVRLTGDCPLTDPALLDAVVGVFRDSEPPVDYATNSFPRTWPIGLDVEVVSMAALRIANEEADDTYDREHVTPFLYRQPERFRIASYTSPVNLGANRWTLDERSDYELLVRILEALTPDNPAFGWRDVIALLDAHPEWRTLNAGVAQKQRRYEDRIAGGST, encoded by the coding sequence GTGACGATTGCCGCCGTGATCCAGGCCCGCATGACCTCCACCCGCCTGCCGGGCAAGGTCCTGATGCCCGCGGCCGGACGCCCGATGCTGGCCCACCAGATCGACCGGGTGCGGCGGGCGGCGAGCGTGGACACCGTCTGCATCGCCACCACCGCCAACGCCGAGGACGACCCGGTCGTCGCCCTCGCCGAAGTCGAGGGGGTGGCGGTGTTCCGCGGCTCCGAGCCGGACGTGCTCGACCGGTTCGTGCAGGCGGCCGAAAGCGTGGGCGCCGACATCGCCGTGCGGCTGACCGGCGACTGCCCGCTCACCGACCCGGCGCTGCTCGACGCGGTGGTCGGGGTGTTCCGAGACAGCGAGCCGCCGGTGGACTACGCCACCAACAGCTTCCCGCGCACCTGGCCGATCGGCCTGGATGTCGAGGTCGTGTCCATGGCCGCCCTGCGCATCGCCAACGAAGAGGCGGACGACACCTACGACCGCGAGCACGTGACGCCGTTCCTCTACCGTCAGCCGGAGCGGTTCCGCATCGCCAGCTATACGTCGCCGGTGAATCTCGGCGCCAATCGCTGGACCCTGGACGAGCGGTCCGACTACGAGCTGCTGGTGCGGATCCTCGAGGCGCTGACCCCGGACAATCCGGCCTTCGGCTGGCGCGACGTGATCGCGCTGCTGGACGCGCATCCGGAATGGCGCACACTGAACGCCGGCGTCGCCCAGAAGCAGCGACGCTACGAAGACAGGATCGCGGGAGGATCGACATGA
- a CDS encoding pseudaminic acid biosynthesis-associated methylase: MTTSWRTEQEAFWSGAFGDDYVDRNQGAALLASRTHLFSNVLKRAGGVASAVEFGPNVGINLVALRHLLPQIALSAIEINAKAVEVLRTLPDLTVHHGSILEKHPVAVSELAFCSGVLIHINPDALPTVYDNLYAASSRLILLSEYYNPSPTAIPYRGHQDRLFKRDFAGEMMDRFPDLRLVDYGFQYHRDPAFPADDLTWFLMEKAGA, from the coding sequence ATGACGACGAGCTGGCGCACCGAACAGGAGGCGTTCTGGAGCGGGGCGTTCGGCGACGACTATGTCGACCGCAACCAGGGGGCGGCGCTGCTGGCCTCGCGCACCCATCTGTTCTCCAACGTCCTGAAGCGGGCCGGCGGGGTCGCCTCGGCGGTGGAGTTCGGCCCGAATGTCGGCATCAACCTGGTCGCCCTGCGCCACCTGCTGCCGCAGATCGCCCTGTCCGCCATCGAGATCAACGCCAAGGCGGTGGAGGTGCTGCGCACCCTGCCCGACCTGACGGTGCATCACGGCTCGATCCTGGAGAAGCACCCGGTCGCGGTGAGCGAGCTCGCCTTCTGCTCCGGCGTGCTCATCCACATCAACCCGGACGCCCTGCCGACGGTGTACGACAACCTCTACGCCGCCTCCTCGCGGCTGATCCTGCTGTCGGAGTACTACAACCCCAGCCCCACGGCGATCCCGTATCGCGGCCATCAGGACCGGCTGTTCAAGCGCGATTTCGCCGGCGAGATGATGGACCGCTTCCCCGACCTGCGCCTGGTGGACTACGGTTTCCAGTACCACCGCGATCCGGCCTTCCCGGCCGACGACCTCACCTGGTTTCTTATGGAAAAGGCCGGCGCCTGA
- a CDS encoding Zn-ribbon domain-containing OB-fold protein: MPDAKPAPGGPDATYFAYLEAGDWRIQRCGSCDTHIFQPRVMCPSCGGEDLAWVAPSGKGTVHSTTVIRRRPESGGDYNVCLVDLDEGVRMMSRVEGVDPTAVSIGMPVAARLAEQDGQKVVVFDPEKGASA; encoded by the coding sequence ATGCCCGACGCCAAGCCCGCCCCGGGCGGACCCGACGCCACCTATTTCGCCTATCTGGAGGCCGGGGACTGGCGCATTCAGCGCTGCGGTTCCTGCGACACGCATATCTTCCAGCCGCGCGTCATGTGCCCGTCCTGCGGCGGCGAGGATCTCGCCTGGGTCGCGCCCAGCGGCAAGGGGACCGTCCATTCCACCACCGTCATCCGGCGCCGGCCGGAGAGCGGCGGCGACTATAATGTCTGCCTCGTCGACCTGGACGAGGGCGTACGGATGATGAGCCGGGTGGAGGGCGTGGACCCGACCGCGGTTTCCATCGGCATGCCGGTCGCCGCCCGTCTCGCCGAGCAGGACGGCCAGAAAGTCGTGGTGTTCGATCCGGAAAAGGGAGCTTCGGCATGA
- the cobU gene encoding bifunctional adenosylcobinamide kinase/adenosylcobinamide-phosphate guanylyltransferase — MTSLTLILGGARSGKSRRAEALARESGLEVVYLATAEAMDAEMAERIVRHREDRAADGWLTVEEPLDLAGTLVREARPGRVVLVECLTTWLTNLMVHDRDLDAATADLLAWCSAPTGPSILVSNEVGFGIVPEHKMARDFRDHAGRLHQRVAERAGRVDLVVAGISMVVKG; from the coding sequence GTGACGTCCCTCACCCTGATCCTGGGCGGTGCCCGGTCCGGCAAGTCGCGCCGGGCCGAGGCGCTCGCCCGGGAGAGCGGGCTCGAGGTCGTCTATCTCGCCACCGCCGAGGCGATGGACGCGGAGATGGCCGAGCGCATCGTCCGCCACCGGGAAGACCGGGCGGCGGATGGCTGGCTGACGGTGGAGGAGCCGCTGGACCTCGCCGGGACGCTGGTCCGCGAGGCCCGTCCGGGGCGCGTTGTGCTGGTGGAGTGCCTGACCACCTGGCTGACCAATCTGATGGTGCACGACCGGGACCTGGACGCGGCGACGGCCGACCTACTGGCCTGGTGTTCGGCGCCGACGGGTCCGTCGATCCTGGTTTCCAACGAGGTCGGCTTCGGCATCGTGCCGGAGCACAAGATGGCCCGCGACTTCCGCGACCACGCTGGCCGCCTGCACCAAAGGGTTGCCGAGCGCGCGGGTCGGGTGGACCTGGTGGTGGCGGGGATTTCGATGGTGGTGAAGGGATGA
- a CDS encoding acetyl-CoA acetyltransferase: protein MTWSLRGKTAIIGAATAHLGEAPGFSHMEIAADAARAALADAGLTLKDVDGLFAVSMHSVFPALTYGEYLGIQPRFSEATIVGGSSAVIQMLHAALALENGLCDVALIVYGSNQRTASGKLHSPSGAENLPYEKPYGLRAPIAGYAMSAARHMHDYGTTREQLAEVAVAARMWAGMNEEAFMRDPLSVDDVLGSRMVCDPLTVRDCCLVTDGGGAIVMTRADRAKDLKKAPVHLLGCAGGHTHRQYSMMPSLTTTSAVQSGREAFKMAGLSPADVDVVQVYDAFTINAVMLLEDLGFCPKGEGGAFVGDGRLRPGGALPFNTYGGGLSCTHPGMLGIFTTIEAVRQLRGECGERQIEGATIGLAHGNGGMFAHESTALLGTAAAL from the coding sequence ATGACCTGGTCCCTGCGCGGCAAGACCGCCATCATCGGCGCCGCCACCGCCCATCTGGGCGAGGCCCCCGGCTTCAGCCACATGGAGATCGCCGCCGACGCCGCCCGCGCCGCCCTGGCCGATGCCGGACTGACGTTGAAGGACGTGGACGGACTGTTCGCCGTCTCCATGCATTCGGTGTTCCCGGCCCTGACCTACGGCGAATATCTCGGCATCCAGCCGCGCTTCTCCGAGGCCACCATCGTCGGCGGCTCCTCGGCGGTGATCCAGATGCTGCACGCCGCCCTGGCCCTGGAGAACGGGCTGTGCGACGTGGCGCTCATCGTCTACGGCTCGAACCAGCGCACCGCGTCCGGCAAGCTGCATTCGCCGTCCGGGGCGGAGAACCTGCCCTACGAGAAGCCCTATGGCCTGCGCGCGCCGATCGCCGGCTACGCCATGTCGGCGGCCCGGCACATGCACGACTACGGCACCACCCGCGAACAACTCGCCGAGGTCGCCGTCGCCGCGCGGATGTGGGCCGGGATGAACGAGGAAGCGTTCATGCGCGATCCGCTGAGCGTGGACGACGTGCTCGGCTCCCGCATGGTCTGCGACCCGCTGACCGTGCGCGACTGCTGCCTGGTGACCGACGGCGGCGGCGCCATCGTCATGACAAGGGCCGACCGCGCCAAGGATCTGAAGAAGGCGCCCGTCCACCTGCTCGGCTGTGCCGGCGGGCATACCCACCGCCAGTATTCGATGATGCCGTCGCTCACCACCACCTCGGCCGTCCAGAGCGGGCGCGAGGCGTTCAAGATGGCCGGCCTCTCCCCGGCCGATGTGGACGTGGTGCAGGTCTACGACGCCTTCACCATCAACGCCGTCATGCTGCTGGAGGATCTGGGCTTCTGTCCCAAGGGCGAGGGCGGAGCCTTCGTCGGCGACGGGCGGCTGCGGCCGGGCGGCGCGCTGCCGTTCAACACCTATGGCGGCGGGCTGTCCTGCACCCATCCGGGCATGCTCGGCATCTTCACCACCATCGAGGCGGTGCGGCAGCTGCGCGGCGAATGCGGCGAACGGCAGATCGAGGGCGCCACCATCGGCCTCGCCCATGGCAATGGCGGCATGTTCGCCCATGAATCCACCGCCCTGCTTGGCACCGCGGCGGCCCTGTGA
- the pseG gene encoding UDP-2,4-diacetamido-2,4,6-trideoxy-beta-L-altropyranose hydrolase, which translates to MIRPPDDTLPTAANEAAPTSASLKGERLVIRADADSRIGMGHVMRCLALAQSWIGFGGTARLACTAVPPAIAERYHDAGAEVVLHDRWPAEELVDDAAAVVADGLEIADGDLAAIAAAGLPLATIDDMGHRSAYPGAVVVNQNLHADAALYSGKTEARLCLGPTYGLLRREFRDAGTGLRAIPETVRRVLVLMGGADPKGYSALVLGAVAEAAAELAGEPEVILVVGAANPALHDLERQAALLPARVEIRHDVRDMADLLASVDLAVSAAGSTVLEMACLGVPMIVGAQNESETGPAAALARQGAAIDIGPLDRLDTAALARTVAAVARDPARRQVLAQNARERSDGRGADRVAALIAGLVRPQDFRS; encoded by the coding sequence GTGATTCGGCCGCCAGACGATACTCTTCCCACCGCCGCAAATGAAGCAGCACCGACCTCCGCCTCCCTGAAGGGCGAGCGGCTGGTGATCCGCGCCGATGCCGACAGCCGGATCGGCATGGGCCACGTGATGCGCTGCCTGGCGCTCGCCCAGAGCTGGATCGGCTTCGGCGGCACCGCCCGATTGGCCTGCACCGCCGTGCCCCCCGCGATCGCCGAACGCTATCACGATGCAGGGGCGGAGGTGGTGCTGCACGACCGATGGCCGGCAGAGGAGCTGGTGGACGATGCGGCCGCCGTGGTGGCCGACGGGCTGGAGATTGCGGACGGGGACCTCGCCGCGATCGCCGCGGCGGGACTGCCGCTCGCCACCATCGACGACATGGGTCATCGGTCGGCCTATCCCGGCGCGGTGGTGGTGAACCAGAACCTGCACGCGGACGCCGCCCTGTATTCCGGCAAGACCGAGGCCCGGCTGTGCCTCGGGCCGACCTACGGGCTGCTGCGCCGCGAGTTCCGCGACGCCGGCACCGGCCTCCGCGCGATACCGGAGACCGTCAGGCGCGTGCTCGTCCTGATGGGCGGTGCGGATCCCAAAGGCTACAGCGCCCTGGTCCTGGGTGCGGTCGCCGAGGCCGCAGCGGAGCTCGCCGGCGAGCCTGAGGTGATCCTGGTCGTCGGGGCGGCCAACCCCGCGCTGCACGATCTGGAGCGGCAGGCCGCACTCCTGCCGGCGCGGGTCGAGATCCGCCATGACGTGCGCGACATGGCGGACCTGCTCGCCTCCGTCGATCTGGCGGTGTCGGCGGCCGGGTCGACCGTGCTGGAGATGGCCTGCCTGGGCGTGCCGATGATCGTCGGCGCCCAGAACGAGAGCGAGACCGGCCCCGCCGCGGCCCTCGCCCGGCAGGGTGCGGCCATCGACATCGGACCGCTGGACCGCCTGGACACGGCCGCCCTGGCCCGCACCGTCGCCGCCGTGGCGCGGGACCCGGCCCGGCGACAGGTCCTGGCGCAGAACGCGCGGGAGCGCAGCGACGGCCGGGGCGCGGATCGGGTCGCCGCGCTGATCGCCGGGCTTGTCCGCCCTCAGGATTTCAGGTCGTAG
- a CDS encoding gamma-glutamyltransferase family protein: MPDGFDPNADWVGFERGPMKLGAVACGNPDAAEAGVEILERGGNAIDAVIATAFAMGVVEPLDSGLGAGGFMTVHHARTKTTTTFDFMGTAPVTAKYELFQAANPLGDYTVLVKDKANEIGHRSVAVPGAAAGLCRVLDTFGRMPLKSVMAPAIRIAHEGFNVAPKAALRMSRSKDMLSYMPATAAMLLKQDGSLFESGDRMDMSEYGDSLELIADEGPRVFYEGELGAKIIAEMEAHGGFLTADDLASYHVVRRPAAGGMYRGRRIATMGPPSTGFMVAKGLAALDAAGVPDDEYGRTKALAEAMLAMFNARRRGLGDPAFVPSPIAPGGESTETTSLCAMDAIGNAACITFSNNNHSAVVVPGTGILLNNQMRLFHAWEGSANSVVGGKRPASSMMPTLLFEGNRAAMAIGASGATRIVTALMQILFHHLGRDIPLEKAVREARVHAEEDSMMCDPDIADTARAVARDLGLSLSVQPVRDPMMAVCQTISVGADGMAVAVGDPRARAQGRVV, from the coding sequence ATGCCTGACGGTTTTGACCCGAACGCCGATTGGGTCGGCTTCGAACGCGGGCCCATGAAGCTGGGCGCCGTGGCCTGCGGCAACCCGGACGCGGCCGAGGCCGGCGTGGAGATCCTGGAGCGCGGCGGCAACGCCATCGACGCGGTGATCGCCACCGCCTTCGCCATGGGCGTGGTCGAGCCGCTGGACAGCGGCCTCGGCGCCGGCGGGTTCATGACCGTGCACCACGCGCGGACCAAGACGACGACCACCTTCGACTTCATGGGCACCGCCCCGGTCACCGCCAAATACGAGCTGTTCCAGGCGGCCAATCCGCTGGGCGACTACACCGTGCTGGTCAAGGACAAGGCCAACGAGATCGGCCACCGCTCGGTCGCGGTCCCCGGCGCCGCCGCCGGCCTGTGCCGGGTGCTGGACACCTTCGGGCGCATGCCGCTGAAGTCGGTGATGGCGCCGGCGATCCGCATCGCCCATGAGGGCTTCAATGTCGCGCCGAAGGCCGCCCTGCGCATGTCCCGCAGCAAGGACATGCTGTCCTACATGCCGGCCACCGCGGCGATGCTGCTCAAGCAGGACGGCAGCCTGTTCGAGTCCGGCGACCGCATGGACATGTCGGAATACGGCGACAGTCTCGAGCTGATCGCCGACGAAGGGCCGCGCGTCTTCTATGAGGGCGAGCTGGGCGCCAAGATCATCGCCGAGATGGAGGCCCATGGCGGCTTCCTCACGGCCGACGACCTCGCCAGCTACCATGTCGTGCGCCGACCGGCCGCCGGCGGCATGTACCGAGGCCGTAGGATCGCGACCATGGGGCCGCCGTCGACCGGGTTCATGGTGGCCAAGGGCCTCGCCGCGCTCGATGCCGCCGGGGTGCCCGACGACGAGTACGGCCGCACCAAGGCGCTGGCCGAGGCCATGCTGGCGATGTTCAACGCGCGGCGCCGGGGCCTCGGAGATCCGGCCTTCGTGCCGTCGCCCATCGCGCCCGGTGGCGAGAGCACGGAGACCACCAGCCTCTGCGCCATGGATGCGATCGGCAACGCCGCCTGCATCACCTTCTCCAACAACAACCACTCCGCCGTGGTGGTGCCGGGGACCGGCATCCTGCTGAACAACCAGATGCGCCTGTTCCACGCCTGGGAGGGCAGCGCCAATTCGGTGGTCGGCGGCAAGCGGCCGGCGTCGTCGATGATGCCGACGCTGCTGTTCGAGGGTAACCGAGCCGCCATGGCGATCGGCGCGTCGGGCGCGACCCGCATCGTCACCGCGCTGATGCAGATCCTGTTCCACCATCTGGGCCGGGACATTCCGCTGGAAAAGGCGGTGCGCGAGGCACGGGTGCATGCCGAGGAGGACTCGATGATGTGCGACCCGGACATCGCCGACACCGCCCGCGCGGTCGCCCGCGATCTAGGCCTGTCGCTGTCGGTGCAGCCGGTGCGCGACCCGATGATGGCGGTCTGCCAGACGATCTCGGTCGGTGCCGACGGCATGGCGGTCGCCGTCGGCGATCCCCGCGCGCGGGCGCAGGGTCGCGTGGTGTGA
- a CDS encoding 2-hydroxyacid dehydrogenase, whose protein sequence is MSETPTVLLTGKNSIRRADFLAEHTQSDLRFICCDKDEEPERLQELLQDADIIVGGGGGLTFPETNRLKLYQIPFTGYDWITPPELPKGVIFCNTHEHETTIAEHILAGMLEFQTGLMRDTHPMMVEKSYNGRSISAGPMHREMRGCTVGIVGYGHIGREVARRCKAFDMTVLAVSRTVRDEGELVDQYWTVDDGLDRLCAESDFIIVCAPLDDVTRGMIGAAQFKAMKPDAVICNVGRGEVIDEAALYEALSSKRIRGGIIDVWYVYPSKEDPNPWPSKFPFQKLDNVILSPHNSAWTEPMTTRRWMFVAKQLDRFVKGEPLENICFEGEG, encoded by the coding sequence GTGAGCGAAACGCCGACCGTTCTGCTGACCGGCAAGAACTCGATCCGTCGCGCCGACTTCCTGGCCGAGCACACCCAGTCCGACCTGCGCTTCATCTGCTGCGACAAGGACGAGGAGCCCGAGCGCCTGCAGGAACTGCTGCAGGACGCGGATATCATCGTGGGCGGCGGAGGCGGCCTGACATTCCCGGAGACCAACCGGCTGAAGCTCTACCAGATTCCGTTCACCGGCTATGACTGGATCACCCCGCCGGAACTGCCCAAGGGCGTGATCTTCTGCAACACCCATGAGCACGAGACCACCATCGCCGAGCACATCCTGGCCGGCATGCTGGAGTTCCAGACCGGGCTGATGCGCGACACCCATCCGATGATGGTGGAGAAATCCTATAACGGCCGCTCGATCTCCGCCGGCCCGATGCACCGCGAGATGCGCGGCTGCACGGTCGGGATCGTCGGCTACGGCCATATCGGCCGCGAGGTCGCCCGGCGCTGCAAGGCGTTCGACATGACAGTGCTGGCGGTCAGCCGCACGGTCCGCGACGAGGGCGAGCTGGTCGATCAGTACTGGACGGTGGACGACGGGCTCGACCGGCTCTGCGCGGAGAGCGATTTCATCATCGTCTGCGCGCCGCTGGACGACGTGACCCGCGGCATGATCGGCGCTGCCCAGTTCAAAGCGATGAAGCCGGACGCGGTGATCTGCAATGTCGGCCGCGGCGAGGTGATCGACGAGGCCGCCCTGTACGAGGCGCTGTCGTCCAAGCGGATCCGCGGCGGGATCATCGACGTCTGGTACGTCTACCCGTCGAAGGAGGACCCGAACCCCTGGCCGTCCAAGTTCCCGTTCCAGAAGCTGGATAACGTGATCCTGTCGCCGCACAACTCGGCCTGGACCGAGCCGATGACCACCCGGCGCTGGATGTTCGTGGCCAAGCAGCTCGACCGCTTCGTGAAGGGCGAGCCGCTGGAGAACATCTGCTTCGAGGGGGAGGGGTAG